The Streptomyces sp. CC0208 genome window below encodes:
- a CDS encoding ABC transporter substrate-binding protein: MTGRRRNRSPLLPRHHRPVRATALAAGALVACASLVAGCGVVPGTAEGSGSGPIKVMTWAPSDTKATNKPGMPAFARAYARWINSRGGINGRKLTVLTCNDHNDGVAAAKCARRAVKEHVVAVVGSYSQYGDSFFPPLEGAGIPYIGGYGVTNDEFTSPLSYPVNGGQPTLLAGLGKELAAACGNVTLVRPDTIAGDELPVLLDSGLTTGRHRAASDVRAADDATEYSAQSTKALDSSTSGSRAAGSKDSKEGCVVPALGDRTSTFMDSFRRAREDYPTVRTAMAMGSVDQTVIDASGGASGPYEGSYITGWYPVESDARWDAMKKVINAEAFGDNRIDSADAGVQTTWIAYTVFEKAVESLGGGEVSADSVRGALNDGLKISTGGLTPTLQWATRDTWSSADDLASVGFPRMVNAHVTLQLVRQGQLVAARTGFTDVTRTLQNADVN; this comes from the coding sequence ATGACCGGCAGGCGACGCAACCGCAGCCCCTTACTCCCCCGGCACCACCGGCCCGTCAGAGCCACCGCCCTCGCGGCGGGAGCCCTGGTGGCGTGTGCCTCCCTCGTCGCCGGTTGCGGGGTCGTCCCCGGTACCGCGGAGGGCTCCGGGAGCGGCCCGATCAAGGTGATGACGTGGGCCCCCTCGGACACCAAGGCGACCAACAAGCCCGGCATGCCCGCCTTCGCCCGGGCCTACGCCCGCTGGATCAACTCCAGGGGCGGTATCAACGGCCGTAAGCTCACCGTCCTGACCTGCAACGACCACAACGACGGCGTGGCCGCGGCGAAGTGCGCCCGGCGCGCGGTCAAGGAGCACGTGGTCGCGGTCGTCGGCTCCTACAGCCAGTACGGCGACTCCTTCTTCCCGCCGCTGGAGGGCGCGGGCATCCCCTACATCGGCGGCTACGGCGTCACCAACGACGAGTTCACCAGCCCGCTGTCCTACCCCGTCAACGGCGGCCAGCCCACCCTCCTGGCCGGCCTCGGCAAGGAACTCGCCGCGGCCTGCGGCAACGTGACCCTCGTACGGCCCGACACCATCGCGGGCGACGAGCTGCCCGTCCTGCTGGACTCCGGGCTGACCACCGGCCGGCACCGGGCCGCGAGCGACGTGCGGGCGGCGGACGACGCCACCGAGTACTCGGCGCAGTCCACGAAGGCACTCGACAGCTCGACGTCCGGCTCCCGGGCCGCCGGCTCGAAGGACTCGAAGGAGGGGTGTGTGGTGCCCGCGCTCGGCGACCGCACCAGCACCTTCATGGACTCCTTCCGGCGCGCCCGCGAGGACTACCCGACCGTGCGCACCGCCATGGCGATGGGCAGCGTCGACCAGACGGTGATCGACGCGTCCGGCGGGGCCTCGGGGCCCTACGAGGGCTCGTACATCACCGGCTGGTACCCGGTGGAGAGCGACGCCCGCTGGGACGCGATGAAGAAGGTCATCAACGCGGAGGCCTTCGGCGACAACCGCATCGACTCGGCGGACGCGGGGGTGCAGACCACCTGGATCGCCTACACGGTGTTCGAGAAGGCCGTCGAGTCGCTGGGCGGCGGCGAGGTGTCCGCCGACAGCGTGCGCGGCGCCCTCAACGACGGCCTCAAGATCTCCACCGGCGGTCTGACGCCGACCCTCCAGTGGGCCACCCGGGACACCTGGAGCTCCGCCGACGACCTCGCCTCGGTCGGCTTCCCGCGCATGGTCAACGCCCATGTGACGCTCCAACTGGTGCGCCAGGGCCAGCTCGTGGCGGCACGCACGGGCTTCACCGACGTGACGAGGACACTCCAGAACGCGGACGTCAACTGA
- the purU gene encoding formyltetrahydrofolate deformylase, whose product MNEQSAPADQYVLTLSCPDKQGIVHAVSSYLFMTGCNIEDSQQFGDHDTGLFFMRVHFSAEAPVTVDKLRASFAAIGDSFHMDWQIHRAEDKMRVVLMVSKFGHCLNDLLFRARIGALPVEIAAVVSNHTDFAELVGSYDIPFHHIPVTRENKAEAEARLLELVREQDVELVVLARYMQVLSDDLCKQLSGKIINIHHSFLPSFKGAKPYHQAHARGVKLIGATAHYVTADLDEGPIIEQEVERVGHDVTPDQLVAIGRDVECQALARAVKWHAERRILLNGRRTVVFA is encoded by the coding sequence ATGAACGAGCAGTCCGCCCCCGCCGACCAGTACGTCCTGACCCTGTCCTGCCCCGACAAGCAGGGCATCGTGCACGCCGTGTCGAGCTACCTCTTCATGACCGGCTGCAACATCGAGGACAGCCAGCAGTTCGGCGACCACGACACGGGTCTGTTCTTCATGCGCGTCCACTTCTCGGCCGAGGCGCCGGTGACGGTGGACAAACTGCGGGCCTCGTTCGCGGCGATCGGCGACTCCTTCCACATGGACTGGCAGATCCACCGGGCCGAGGACAAGATGCGGGTCGTGCTGATGGTCAGCAAGTTCGGGCACTGCCTGAACGACCTGCTCTTCCGGGCGCGCATCGGTGCGCTGCCGGTCGAGATCGCCGCCGTGGTGTCCAACCACACTGACTTCGCTGAGCTGGTGGGGTCGTACGACATTCCCTTCCACCACATTCCGGTGACGCGGGAGAACAAGGCCGAGGCGGAGGCGCGGCTGCTGGAGCTGGTGCGGGAGCAGGACGTCGAACTCGTCGTGCTCGCCCGGTACATGCAGGTGCTCTCCGACGACCTGTGCAAGCAGCTCAGCGGCAAGATCATCAACATTCACCACTCGTTCCTGCCGAGCTTCAAGGGCGCGAAGCCGTATCACCAGGCTCATGCGCGGGGGGTCAAGCTGATCGGGGCGACGGCGCACTACGTCACCGCGGACCTCGACGAGGGGCCGATCATCGAGCAGGAGGTCGAGCGGGTGGGGCACGACGTCACTCCGGACCAGCTCGTCGCGATCGGGCGGGACGTGGAGTGCCAGGCGCTGGCGCGGGCCGTGAAGTGGCATGCGGAGCGGCGGATTCTGCTGAACGGGCGGCGGACGGTCGTCTTCGCCTAG
- a CDS encoding zf-HC2 domain-containing protein, whose protein sequence is MSGTGGFEAYDDQDGPDGDRDGDGTSGPSDQVDPGDAAQPPRIPLPRASVEDTGRPLPALDELAPPAVPVLEHRVLKSLLGAWALAACSAEETAAVEDHLGDCGSCADEALRLRGAVGLLQRPESLDLDPGLRTRVLDGCLDRRPPRIPIPVWARPYDAETARLDALLQDFGDSEWHAPVRLRWFDADEPTSRRTTVAGVIAHLMSVDGLVAIALGLDDPLGEARADSPTPSGRTEAYWRGSHFPPTRSVRAPWREQSHDLVRTVSFTGGTAGKLEVAYGDFALPLHDAMLDRAFECWVHAEDIAEAVDYPYDPPSPRHLNRMIDLAARMLPAVLAQRRQKGLTSPAHGRHLVSAGGPGRTLRLEIEGLGGGEWLIPLDSPAAVGSAEHEVAHVALDGVEFCQLAAGHVPPAEAAAGQVGDRDAIRDVLFAAASLSRM, encoded by the coding sequence ATGAGCGGAACAGGCGGTTTCGAGGCGTACGACGACCAGGACGGCCCCGACGGCGACAGGGACGGCGACGGCACAAGCGGACCGAGCGACCAGGTCGACCCTGGCGACGCGGCCCAGCCGCCCCGCATCCCCCTCCCCCGCGCCTCCGTCGAGGACACCGGCCGGCCGCTGCCCGCGCTGGACGAACTTGCCCCGCCCGCCGTCCCGGTACTGGAGCACCGCGTGCTGAAGTCGCTGCTCGGGGCATGGGCGCTGGCCGCGTGTTCCGCGGAGGAGACGGCCGCCGTGGAGGACCACCTCGGCGACTGCGGCTCCTGCGCCGACGAGGCGCTGCGGCTGCGCGGCGCGGTGGGCCTGCTCCAGCGGCCGGAGAGCCTCGACCTGGACCCCGGCCTGCGCACCCGCGTCCTCGACGGCTGCCTCGACCGGCGTCCGCCGCGCATCCCGATTCCCGTCTGGGCGAGGCCGTACGACGCCGAGACCGCCCGCCTCGACGCCCTGCTGCAGGACTTCGGCGACTCCGAGTGGCACGCCCCGGTCAGGCTGCGCTGGTTCGACGCCGACGAGCCCACGAGCCGCCGCACGACGGTCGCCGGGGTCATAGCCCATCTGATGTCGGTCGACGGCCTCGTCGCGATCGCCCTGGGCCTGGACGACCCGCTCGGTGAGGCCCGCGCGGACTCACCCACACCGTCGGGCCGTACCGAGGCGTACTGGCGGGGCTCGCACTTCCCGCCGACCCGCTCCGTGCGGGCCCCCTGGCGCGAGCAGAGCCACGACCTCGTCCGCACGGTGTCCTTCACCGGAGGCACCGCCGGCAAGCTCGAGGTGGCCTACGGCGACTTCGCGCTCCCCCTCCACGACGCGATGCTGGACCGCGCCTTCGAGTGCTGGGTCCACGCGGAGGACATCGCGGAGGCGGTCGACTACCCCTACGACCCCCCGTCCCCCCGCCACCTCAACCGCATGATCGACCTGGCGGCGCGGATGCTGCCCGCGGTCCTGGCGCAACGGCGGCAGAAGGGGCTGACGTCACCGGCCCACGGACGGCATCTCGTGAGCGCCGGGGGCCCTGGCCGCACCCTGCGACTGGAGATCGAGGGGCTGGGCGGCGGCGAGTGGCTGATCCCGCTCGACTCCCCGGCGGCGGTGGGTTCGGCGGAGCACGAGGTGGCGCACGTGGCGCTGGACGGCGTGGAGTTCTGCCAGTTGGCGGCCGGCCATGTGCCTCCGGCGGAAGCCGCGGCGGGGCAGGTCGGTGACCGTGACGCGATCAGGGATGTGCTGTTCGCCGCGGCGAGCCTGAGTCGCATGTAG
- a CDS encoding sigma-70 family RNA polymerase sigma factor translates to MTKKDAPPRWDRKMQQRLARGEAAALGELYDRFASLVHGLAHRVLGDERAADGITRDVFAHVWEHPESYDPKQGPLRSWVAGLTHRLAVQRLRATETAALTRAGEGSAEELERKVRRASVAARADYIVQSMPTPLRAALELAYFQRRDYRQAAADLSITEDEARRRLRLGLQLLSTAHDTGAPGAPPGYGGAA, encoded by the coding sequence ATGACGAAGAAGGACGCACCGCCCCGCTGGGACCGCAAGATGCAGCAGCGGCTCGCACGCGGTGAGGCGGCCGCCCTCGGCGAGCTCTATGACCGATTCGCTTCACTCGTGCACGGCCTTGCCCACCGCGTGCTCGGAGACGAGCGCGCCGCCGACGGCATCACCCGGGACGTCTTCGCCCATGTCTGGGAGCACCCCGAGTCCTACGACCCCAAACAGGGCCCGCTGCGCTCCTGGGTCGCGGGCCTGACCCACCGCCTGGCCGTACAGCGGCTGCGGGCCACCGAGACCGCCGCGCTCACCCGGGCAGGCGAGGGCTCCGCCGAGGAACTGGAGCGCAAGGTGCGCCGCGCCTCGGTCGCCGCCCGCGCCGACTACATCGTCCAGTCCATGCCCACTCCGCTGCGGGCCGCCCTGGAGCTGGCCTACTTCCAGCGCCGCGACTACCGCCAGGCGGCCGCCGACCTCAGCATCACCGAGGACGAGGCCCGCCGCCGCCTCCGACTGGGCCTCCAGCTCCTGTCCACGGCGCACGACACCGGAGCGCCCGGCGCTCCGCCGGGATACGGGGGCGCGGCATGA